The DNA window atggaaaaatggaaaatCTGAGCAAATGAAGAGGAACTATGAATATAAGCATAACCCACAGAATGGAAGAGAAtcaagaaagaatctcaggaggtgaagatacaatagaggaacaGATTCATCAGTGAAAGAAAAAGGTTAAATCCAAATaattaacacaaaacatccaggaaatctgggacaccatgaaaagagcaAGCCTAAGAATAATgtgaatagaggaaggagaagaattccaactaaaaggcacaaaaatatattcaacaaagcataaaaataaaacttcccaacctaaagaaggataaccctataaaggtacaagaagtttacataacaccaaatagaatggaccaaaCAACTAGTCTACCTGGCATATCCTATCGAAACAGTAAACATCCAAGCATGataaggtcttggagaaatcagggataccaGGAATGTATCTTAagttaataaaagcaatatacagcaacctgacagccaacatcaaattaaatggagtgaaactcaaggtgattccacTAAAGTCCGGAACAAGGCTTTCCACTTTCTCCCTAACTCTTCAATATAGTATTCAAAGTTCTGGCTAAAGTAGTatgacaaccaaaggagatcaaggagatacaaattggaaaggaagaagtcaaactttcaacaTTTGCAAAAGGTATTATAGTGTACATAAGTGAAGccaaaacctctaccagggaatgtTTACAGCTGGTAAagaccttcagtaatgtagcagtctataagattaactaaaaaaaatcagtagctctcctatattgaaatgataaaagggctgagaaataaatcagaaaaatatttccCTTAACAATATCcataagtaatataaaatatcttggggtaactctaaccaaacaagtgaaagatctgtatgacaagaactttacatttttgaagaaagaaattgaaaaaaaatcagaaaattgaaagatcccccatgctcttgggtaggtaagATCaacaaacatcctgagtgaggtaactcaaacccagaaagacaaacacattatGTATCCACTCATAAGAgtatattagatgtaaagcaatggataaccagactacaatccccaacactagagaagctaggtaaaacgTTTCAACATATAAGGGACATACaaggagggccccaggaagggtaaatatttaagatctcctgggtaaatggGGAGCTGGTCAGAAGGGAAGGGTTGGGGGATGGGAGCATGAGGGTTCAAGATGgacaagttgggggagggacaagGAGGGCGAGTAATGAAGGAGATACCTTGTTAGAGAGAGTCATTATCAGGAGAAATTTGGTGCTAGGGATAATCCTAAGAATTTTAAAGCACGACTCCAGCTAaggctcctagcaatagtgaTAAGGATGCCTGAACTGGTGTTGTTTTTAATCGGATTAGTAACTACCCCAAATCCCATCATAGGATccacatccagtaactgatggaagaagatgcaatgatccacagtcaagcacggggctgaactcctggagttcaattgaagagagggaggagagatgggggatCGAGAAATGACAGACAGCCAACTGAAGCTAGAGGTAGCTCATAGACTCTGGACTGACATATGGGGAACCTGACAGTGGGACTAGGACTTATCctgggtacatgaactggcttttggagtcCATTACCAATGTTGGGATACCTTGCCCAGTGTTGATTCAGGGGAGGAGGgcattggtcctgcctcaacttggtatcccAGACTTTGGTGACTCCCCAAGTGAAGCtttatcccctctgaggagtggatgggtgatAGGATGTGGGGAAttggggaggcaggagaagaggaaagaaggggaactTGGGTTGGATGTAAAAATGACAAgtatttaatgaaattaaaagagaaaaacagagctTTTGGCCACGGCAGCCATCTTCCAGTGACTCGCCAAAATGATGAACACAAAGGGCAAGAGGAGGGGCACTCGCTACATGTTCTCTAGGCCTTTTAGGAAGCATGGAGTTGTTCCTTTGGCCACGTACATGCGAATCTACAAGAAGGGTGACATTGTAGACATCAAGGGAATGGACACTGTTCAAAAAGGAATGCCCCATAAATGTTACCATGGCAAAACAGGAAGAGCCTACAAAGTCACCCAGCATGCCGTGGGCATCATTGTAAACAAGCAAGTTAAGGGCAAGATTCTTGCCAAGAGGATTAATGTTCGGATCGAACACATCAAGCACTCTAAgagcagagacagcttcctgaagcGGGTGAAGGAAAACGACcagaaggagaaggaagccaAGGAGAAGGGCACCTGGGTTCAGCTGAAGCGCCAGCCTGCGCCACCCAGAGAGGCACATTTTGTGAGGACTAATGGGAAGGAGCCTGAGCTGctggagcccatcccatatgaattCATAGCCTaatgtacaaaaagaaataaa is part of the Cricetulus griseus strain 17A/GY chromosome 5, alternate assembly CriGri-PICRH-1.0, whole genome shotgun sequence genome and encodes:
- the LOC100759156 gene encoding 60S ribosomal protein L21, with the translated sequence MMNTKGKRRGTRYMFSRPFRKHGVVPLATYMRIYKKGDIVDIKGMDTVQKGMPHKCYHGKTGRAYKVTQHAVGIIVNKQVKGKILAKRINVRIEHIKHSKSRDSFLKRVKENDQKEKEAKEKGTWVQLKRQPAPPREAHFVRTNGKEPELLEPIPYEFIA